In bacterium, the following proteins share a genomic window:
- a CDS encoding M1 family metallopeptidase produces MKWMLAFTIFFSFTSINAQRKLGIKPTDSGGKLMAEQACYDVRFYDLSLKVEPAEQSIAGVLTARAVIVQPTEWFVMDLDTLLSIQKITEINRNGETIRSFERRGWKVWIALGTTRQPGSEISIAVTYGGKPRVAQRPPWVGGFIWNTTKDGQPWIGVACQNDGADIWWPCKDHPSDEPDSMSLHITVPISLLCIANGRDQGVVKNSDSTHTFHWYVTTPINNYGVSINIAPYKKIEGSYTSITGQVLPIAYWVLPENYEKGLILFKQIPEHLRFHEKLLGPYPFRTDKYAVVETPYLGMEHQTVIAYGNNYTNNPFGFDFLHHHELSHEWWGNLVTAVDWSDIWIHEGFGAYMQHLYAGELKGEKAYHESLAALRPRIRNMKPVAERRALTINESYLVAPDFVESDGDNYTKGTWILHTLRYLIGDDAFFKSLRRMTYPDSAMEKITNGKQCRFVSTDDYLATVESITGRKFDWFFEVYFRRAQLPKLISTIEGNKLLLRWETPDHLPFPMPVTVQLGQEKKQIAMPDGKAEVIVPKNIQPVIDPDQWLLMD; encoded by the coding sequence ATGAAATGGATGTTAGCTTTTACGATCTTCTTTAGTTTTACGTCAATAAATGCACAACGAAAACTAGGCATAAAACCGACCGATTCGGGTGGCAAACTAATGGCGGAACAAGCGTGCTACGACGTCAGATTTTACGACCTTAGTCTGAAAGTTGAACCGGCAGAACAATCGATTGCAGGAGTTTTGACGGCGCGCGCAGTGATCGTACAACCGACGGAATGGTTTGTGATGGATCTCGACACGCTTTTGTCGATCCAAAAAATTACCGAGATCAATCGGAATGGCGAAACAATACGGTCTTTTGAGCGGCGCGGATGGAAAGTATGGATCGCGCTGGGAACGACACGTCAGCCAGGTTCGGAAATATCGATCGCCGTGACGTACGGCGGTAAACCCCGCGTAGCACAACGCCCGCCCTGGGTCGGCGGATTTATCTGGAACACAACGAAGGACGGACAACCATGGATCGGTGTAGCTTGCCAAAATGACGGCGCCGACATCTGGTGGCCTTGCAAAGATCATCCGAGCGACGAACCGGATTCCATGAGCCTGCATATTACCGTACCCATTTCACTGTTATGCATCGCGAACGGCCGTGATCAGGGCGTGGTAAAAAATAGCGACAGCACGCACACCTTTCACTGGTATGTGACAACGCCGATCAATAACTACGGTGTTTCTATCAACATCGCTCCCTACAAAAAAATAGAAGGCTCTTATACCAGCATTACCGGACAAGTCCTCCCTATCGCGTATTGGGTATTGCCTGAAAATTATGAAAAAGGGTTGATCCTGTTTAAACAAATTCCCGAGCATTTACGCTTTCACGAAAAACTACTCGGACCTTATCCTTTCCGCACCGATAAATATGCGGTCGTTGAAACGCCCTATCTCGGCATGGAACACCAAACCGTGATTGCGTACGGTAACAACTATACCAACAATCCTTTCGGATTTGATTTTCTGCATCATCACGAATTATCGCACGAGTGGTGGGGCAATCTCGTCACCGCCGTCGACTGGAGTGACATCTGGATCCATGAAGGGTTTGGGGCTTACATGCAGCATTTGTACGCCGGCGAACTCAAGGGAGAAAAGGCTTATCACGAATCGCTCGCCGCTTTGCGTCCAAGAATCAGGAACATGAAACCGGTCGCCGAGCGTCGCGCTCTGACGATCAATGAAAGTTATCTCGTGGCGCCCGATTTTGTCGAAAGCGATGGAGACAATTACACCAAAGGCACCTGGATTTTACACACGCTTCGTTACCTGATAGGCGACGACGCTTTTTTTAAATCGCTACGCCGTATGACCTACCCCGACTCAGCCATGGAAAAAATTACGAATGGAAAACAATGCCGTTTCGTTTCAACGGACGATTACCTTGCAACCGTAGAGTCCATTACAGGAAGGAAATTCGATTGGTTTTTTGAAGTATATTTTCGGCGTGCGCAACTCCCGAAATTGATTTCAACCATCGAAGGCAATAAATTATTACTCCGATGGGAAACACCGGACCATCTGCCTTTTCCGATGCCGGTCACGGTTCAACTAGGTCAAGAAAAAAAACAAATCGCTATGCCTGACGGAAAAGCTGAAGTGATTGTCCCCAAAAATATTCAACCTGTCATTGATCCGGATCAATGGTTGTTAATGGATTGA